A window of the Verminephrobacter eiseniae EF01-2 genome harbors these coding sequences:
- a CDS encoding phytoene desaturase family protein: MSADAIIIGAGHNGLACALHLASRGWKVLVLESSDTPGGAVKTAQVTLPGFRHDLYAMNLSLFAGSAFHAEHGATLARHGLAFIAAARPFASAFAEGSSPTWLGLEQGLEATLARIGRVSARDAQAWRALDARFEREAPHLFALLGAPLPSWQAARALWRMGRSLGLAGMADSARLLLSSPRDWLSDTFESEAVRCLLAAWGLHLDFAPDVAGGALFPYLEAMAGQRFGMALGQGGADVIVRAMVAALRAAGGELRTGARVRRIHVAGGRAQSVELDDGQRIEARRAVIANVHPGALYGALLGAAAPPGSAQARDLRPGPATMMIHLALDALPAWRASTELQTFAYVHLAPSLQQMAQAYTQAMAGLLPHEPVLVVGQPTVFDPSRAPAGKHVLWVQVRVLPAKPCGDAAGQMAAAHWDDIKDAYAERVLDILERYAPGLRGSVLGRCVLSPADLERDNPNLVGGDSLSGSHHLDQFFLFRPAFGRSRWRTGVGGLFHIGASTWPGAGTGAASGYLLARDLSG; this comes from the coding sequence TGCGCGCTGCACCTCGCATCCAGGGGGTGGAAGGTGCTGGTGCTGGAGTCCTCGGACACCCCCGGCGGGGCAGTCAAGACTGCGCAAGTGACCTTGCCCGGGTTTCGGCACGACCTGTATGCGATGAACCTGAGCCTGTTCGCCGGCTCGGCCTTCCATGCGGAGCATGGCGCAACGCTGGCACGGCATGGGCTGGCCTTCATCGCGGCGGCACGGCCCTTTGCCTCGGCCTTTGCCGAAGGCAGCAGCCCCACCTGGCTCGGTCTGGAGCAAGGACTGGAGGCAACGCTGGCCCGGATCGGGCGCGTCAGCGCGCGCGATGCGCAGGCCTGGCGCGCGCTGGATGCGCGCTTCGAACGCGAAGCGCCGCACCTGTTCGCGCTGCTGGGCGCGCCGCTGCCATCCTGGCAGGCCGCCCGCGCGCTGTGGCGCATGGGGCGCTCGCTGGGTTTGGCCGGCATGGCCGACAGCGCCCGCTTGCTGCTGAGTTCCCCCAGGGACTGGCTGTCGGACACCTTCGAGAGCGAGGCCGTGCGCTGCCTGCTCGCCGCCTGGGGCCTGCATCTGGACTTTGCCCCCGACGTGGCCGGCGGCGCGCTGTTCCCGTACCTGGAGGCGATGGCCGGCCAGCGCTTCGGCATGGCACTGGGGCAGGGCGGCGCCGACGTGATCGTGCGCGCCATGGTGGCGGCCTTGCGCGCAGCCGGCGGCGAACTGCGCACCGGCGCGCGCGTGCGCCGCATCCATGTGGCCGGCGGGCGGGCGCAGTCGGTGGAACTCGACGACGGGCAGCGCATCGAGGCGCGCCGCGCAGTCATCGCAAACGTGCATCCAGGCGCCCTCTATGGCGCTTTGCTCGGCGCTGCGGCGCCGCCCGGCAGCGCACAGGCCCGCGACCTGCGCCCCGGCCCTGCGACGATGATGATCCACTTGGCGCTGGACGCCCTGCCGGCGTGGCGCGCAAGCACGGAACTGCAAACCTTCGCCTACGTCCACCTGGCGCCCTCGCTGCAACAAATGGCGCAGGCCTACACGCAGGCAATGGCCGGGCTGCTGCCGCACGAGCCAGTGCTGGTGGTCGGCCAACCCACCGTGTTCGACCCCTCGCGCGCGCCAGCGGGCAAGCATGTGCTGTGGGTGCAGGTGCGGGTGCTGCCGGCCAAGCCATGCGGCGACGCCGCCGGCCAGATGGCGGCGGCGCACTGGGACGACATCAAAGACGCCTATGCCGAGCGTGTGCTCGACATCCTCGAACGCTACGCCCCCGGCCTGCGCGGCTCGGTGCTGGGCCGCTGCGTGCTGTCGCCAGCCGACCTGGAGCGCGACAACCCGAATCTGGTCGGCGGCGACAGCCTCTCGGGCAGCCATCACCTGGACCAGTTCTTCCTATTCCGCCCCGCCTTCGGCCGCTCGCGCTGGCGCACCGGCGTAGGGGGCTTGTTCCACATCGGCGCGAGCACCTGGCCGGGCGCCGGAACCGGCGCGGCCTCGGGCTACCTGCTGGCGCGCGACTTGTCGGGCTGA